One Solanum lycopersicum chromosome 2, SLM_r2.1 genomic region harbors:
- the LOC101268630 gene encoding ribonucleoside-diphosphate reductase small chain — MPLIPEEPLLASNPDRFCMFPIQYPQIWEMYKKAMASFWTAEEVDLSTDTRHWENLTSGERHFITHVLAFFAASDGIVLENLAGRFMKDVQVAEARAFYGFQIAIENIHSEMYSLLLESYIKDSDEKSKLFRAIETIPCVEKKAKWALRWIDGSETFAERLVAFACVEGIFFSGSFCSIFWLKKRGLMPGLTFSNELISRDEGLHCDFACLLYSLLRTKLTEERVRGIVADAVEIEREFVCDALPCALVGMNGDLMSKYIEFVADRLLDALGYDKMYNAQNPFDWMELISLQGKTNFFEKRVGEYQKASVMSSLNGNGDTHEFKLDEDF, encoded by the coding sequence ATGCCTCTTATCCCAGAAGAGCCTTTGCTCGCCTCTAACCCAGATCGATTCTGTATGTTCCCAATTCAGTATCCACAGATTTGGGAAATGTACAAGAAAGCCATGGCATCTTTCTGGACGGCAGAAGAAGTCGATCTCTCCACCGATACTCGTCACTGGGAAAACCTAACATCCGGTGAAAGGCATTTCATCACTCATGTTCTTGCCTTTTTTGCCGCCTCAGACGGCATCGTTTTAGAGAACCTCGCTGGAAGGTTCATGAAAGATGTCCAGGTTGCCGAGGCTCGTGCTTTCTATGGGTTCCAAATCGCCATTGAGAATATCCATTCCGAGATGTACAGTTTGCTGTTGGAGTCGTACATCAAGGATTCTGACGAAAAGAGCAAATTGTTCCGTGCAATTGAGACAATCCCTTGTGTTGAAAAGAAGGCGAAATGGGCCCTTCGTTGGATCGATGGGTCCGAAACTTTCGCGGAGCGTTTGGTGGCTTTTGCTTGTGTTGAAGGGATTTTCTTCAGCGGAAGCTTCTGTTCGATATTTTGGTTGAAAAAACGGGGGTTAATGCCTGGATTAACCTTCTCAAATGAGTTAATTTCAAGAGACGAAGGTTTGCACTGTGATTTTGCGTGTTTGCTTTACAGTTTGCTAAGGACGAAGCTAACTGAGGAGCGAGTCAGGGGAATTGTTGCAGATGCTGTGGAGATAGAAAGGGAGTTCGTGTGTGATGCTCTTCCTTGTGCTCTGGTGGGAATGAATGGAGATTTGATGAGTAAATACATAGAGTTTGTAGCTGACAGATTGTTGGATGCTTTGGGTTATGACAAGATGTACAATGCTCAGAATCCATTCGATTGGATGGAGCTGATTAGTTTACAAGGGAAGACTAATTTCTTTGAGAAGAGAGTTGGGGAGTATCAGAAAGCCTCAGTTATGTCCAGTTTGAATGGTAATGGTGATACCCATGAATTCAAGCTGGATGAGGACTTTTAA